The following proteins are encoded in a genomic region of Coffea eugenioides isolate CCC68of chromosome 6, Ceug_1.0, whole genome shotgun sequence:
- the LOC113772988 gene encoding lysosomal Pro-X carboxypeptidase-like: protein MLQWKHVSPISLQFADDCNRQFGVWPREHWITTEFGGLRINLVLKRFGSNIIFSNGMQDPWSRGGVLKNISSSIVALETEKGAHHVDFRSATNKDPEWLIDQRRQEVEIIQKWLQEY, encoded by the exons GCTCCAATGGAAGCATGTTTCCCCCATCTCCCTACAGTTTGCCGATGATTGCAACAGACAATTTGGAGTATGGCCTCGGGAACATTGGATCACCACTGAATTCGGTGGCTTG AGGATTAACCTGgtgctgaaaagatttggcagTAATATCATATTTTCCAATGGGATGCAAGATCCATGGAGCAGAGGCGG TGTGCTGAAGAACATATCATCCAGCattgtggcattagaaactgAGAAAG GAGCACACCATGTTGATTTTAGGTCTGCAACAAACAAAGATCCAGAGTGGCTCATCGACCAAAGGAGGCAAGAAGTGGAGATTATCCAAAAGTGGTTACAGGAGTATTAG